A region of Chitinophaga horti DNA encodes the following proteins:
- a CDS encoding pirin family protein, producing MQKIVHRADSRGCADHGWLKSYHTFSFAQYYNEERIHFGALRVLNDDVVAGGMGFGAHPHDNMEIISIVLKGALEHKDNLGTHGIINANDVQVMSAGTGVVHSEFNASKTEPAEFLQIWLFPANET from the coding sequence ATGCAAAAGATAGTTCACCGTGCAGATTCCCGTGGTTGCGCGGACCACGGTTGGTTAAAGAGTTATCACACCTTCAGCTTCGCGCAGTACTACAACGAAGAACGTATTCACTTCGGCGCATTACGTGTGTTGAACGATGATGTAGTAGCAGGAGGAATGGGCTTTGGCGCACACCCGCACGATAACATGGAGATCATCAGCATTGTGCTGAAAGGCGCGCTGGAACATAAAGATAACCTGGGCACACATGGTATCATCAACGCAAACGATGTACAGGTAATGTCGGCGGGTACAGGCGTTGTACACTCAGAGTTTAACGCCTCTAAAACAGAACCTGCAGAGTTTTTGCAGATATGGTTGTTCCCCGCGAACGAAACGTAA